The Halorhodospira halophila genomic sequence AGCCGCAGCGGCGAGTGGATGCGGCTGCGGTCATCAGGGATGTTGCAGGAGGCGTGCCAGGGCCCCGGGGCGACGGCGAAACCGCGCCACACCGGGGGGAACAGACCGGCGGCCCGGTGACCCCTGCACCAGTCGGGGGCGGAAATGGCGCCGCTGCACGGTTTCGGTGCGTGACCACAGGGTTGGAAAGGCGATGATCGATCAGAAAACCATCGACGAACTGGCGCAGAAGCTCACGGCAAGCCTGCCGGCCGGCGTGCGCGAGTTCCACGACGAGGTGGAGAAGAACGTCCGCGCCTCGCTGCAGGCCGGCTTCTCGCGGCTGGATCTGGTGACCCGCGAGGAGTTCGACGCCCAGGCCAAGGTTCTGGCACGGACCCGGGCCCAGCTCGAGGAACTCAACCGCCGCGTTGCCGAGCTGGAGAAGGCCCAGGGCGGCGGCCCGGGCGGTCCTGCCGGCGGCAGCGACGGCTAACCGGCGGGGCGGTATGCCCCGCTGACCATCGCGTGTGCCCCACGAACCAGGGAGGGTTCCATGGCACTGGCTGTAACCCGGGCGCGGGCGGCGCTCGGCGTGTCGGCCCCCGAGGTCCGGGTGGAGGTCCACCTGGCGCCGGGGCTGCCTGCGT encodes the following:
- the ubiK gene encoding ubiquinone biosynthesis accessory factor UbiK, with translation MIDQKTIDELAQKLTASLPAGVREFHDEVEKNVRASLQAGFSRLDLVTREEFDAQAKVLARTRAQLEELNRRVAELEKAQGGGPGGPAGGSDG